CGTTGGGATCGTGGCCGTGCCCTCGCTGGTGGCCCCCGACATGTCACCAGCTGGCGAGCACCAGGTAGCCGTCCAGTTGTTGCCCGATGCCGCTGGCCGCTTCGACTCCGAGCCAGAGGCGGTGCTGAAGGCTTTGCGGCAGTGGTTTCCAGCCGCCGACCTCTCGGCCTGGCGCTGGCTGCACACCGTGACGGTGCCCTTTGCCCAGTTCGACCAGGGGGTGGGCACGCCGCGCTGGCCTGAACGCCACCCGAGCGGTTGCCTGCTGGCCAGCGAGGCCACCCGGCAGAGCAGCATCGAAGGGGCGTTGCGTTCGGGCGTGCAGGCTGCGGAAGCCATCCTCGGGGCCAGTTAGGCGCGGTCCCGGGCTCGCCGGGACGACGGCTGCGGGCCGAAACGGTACTCGAGGGTGTCCCGGCGCGGCCATCGAAGGGTCAGCCCCAGGCGTCCACCTCGGTCTCGACGGCCGTCAGGGTCGGGAAGAAGCGACAGCGGGGCGGCAGGCGCTCCACCGACAAGGCCACCACCCCCCGGCCCCCGAGCCAGATCTGGGACGCCTTCGGCAGTTCGGCCGCCAGATGGTCGAGTTCCCCCAGCAGGGCCGTCCGATCCGTCACGATACCGATGCCCAGCCCGACGATCCGGGCCTCGGTCACTCGCGCCGCGTGGACCAGGTCCCGCGCGGGCACCTGAGGGCCCAGGTACGTGACCGCCATGCCCCGCCCGGCCATCAGGAGGCCGACGCACAGCAAGCCCAGTTCATGCAGGTCGCCCGGCGGCGTGGCCAGGATCGCCGACGGGCGGTCGGGTCGGGTTTCCGCCAGGCGCATCATATTGCCCAGCAATCCGCGCAGGATGCTGCTGGCCATGTGCTCCTGCGCAATGCCGATCACGCCCCGCTCCCAGCCCTCCTCGATGCGCG
This Candidatus Sericytochromatia bacterium DNA region includes the following protein-coding sequences:
- a CDS encoding MerR family transcriptional regulator — its product is MRTDDAPIYTIKSVAQLTGLPTETIRAWERRYQVVAPQRSGGGHRLYRASDVDRLTLLQRAVQAGHTIGQVARVPSEELGPLLVTPAPREAVVRSLPESAVADRVLEALVRYDQAGAARELESAATLLPARSLLHEAVLPLLARIEEGWERGVIGIAQEHMASSILRGLLGNMMRLAETRPDRPSAILATPPGDLHELGLLCVGLLMAGRGMAVTYLGPQVPARDLVHAARVTEARIVGLGIGIVTDRTALLGELDHLAAELPKASQIWLGGRGVVALSVERLPPRCRFFPTLTAVETEVDAWG